The genomic segment ATTAGTTGGTGCCACGTACTAGGTCAAATACAATGGGCTCCATGCCGCACACCACCCCGCCCCGGCCGAGCGCCCCCGAGGCGCCCGTCGCGCACGCGACCGCCCCCTCCTCACCTTCCTCCCCCGATGACCTCGGACTGGTGGACGGACTGGCGCAGCTGAGCTTCGCGGTGCAGGCAGCGCTGGGTGAGGTCGCCGCCGCGCACGGGCTGTCGATCGCGCAGTTGCGCCTGTTCGGCGTGCTCCGCGACCGCGAACCGGGCATGCAGGAACTCGCCCGGCTCCTGGGACTCGACAAGTCCTCCGTGAGCGGCCTGGTCGACCGCGCCGAGCGGCGGGGCCTGGTCCGCCGCTCCCCGTCCCCGCACGACCGCCGCGCCGTGCGGGTCGCGTTGACCGAGCAGGGGCATCAACTGGCCCGCGAGGCAACCGCCGAGGCCGGGCGGCACGTTCACGCCC from the Streptomyces sp. NBC_01335 genome contains:
- a CDS encoding MarR family winged helix-turn-helix transcriptional regulator — encoded protein: MPHTTPPRPSAPEAPVAHATAPSSPSSPDDLGLVDGLAQLSFAVQAALGEVAAAHGLSIAQLRLFGVLRDREPGMQELARLLGLDKSSVSGLVDRAERRGLVRRSPSPHDRRAVRVALTEQGHQLAREATAEAGRHVHALAAHLTDAQRAQLSLLASAMVAGPLPTA